GCCGCGGTGAGCCGGCGCAAGGGGCGGTGGTCTACGCCTATCGCAGCGCGCGCGCCGGGCTGCGCGGTCCGGCGGATTTCGCCGCGCCGGTCGACGCCGAGGGCCGCTATTTTCTCGATCTGGTGGAGGGCCGCTATCATCTGGTGGCGCGCCGCCGCGCCTCGGGGGAGGACGCCGGGCCGCCGCGTCCCGGCGATGCCTGGGCCCCTCATCCGCAAAACCCCCTGGAAGTGCGGCCCGGTTTCACCACCCGCGCCGATTTCCGTCTGCTCGCCATCACCCAGCCCATGATCATGAAGGAGGGCACCCTCACCAGCGGCGACACGGGGTTCTCCGGCGTGGTGCGCGACGCCCGGGGTCGGCCGGTGAGCGGCGCCCTGGTGCTCGCCTACCGCGATCGCAACTTCCAGCGCATGCCCGATCATACGGCGCCCGCCACCGGCGAGGACGGGGTGTTCACCCTGTATCTGCCCCAGGGCGGCACCTATTGCCTGGTGGTGCGCACGCGCACCCGCGGCCAGCCGGCGGCGGGTGAACTCTACGCGGTTCTGGGCGAAGGCGCCGAGGCCTGCCGTGAAGCGCGGCGCGGCGAGATCCGCGATCTCGGCGAGATCATCGTGCGGCCCTACGGCCGCTGACTCAGGCCGCGAGGCCCTGTTTGGTATTTTTTTCGTTCTTTGTCAAATAGTTACGCTCTTGGGTCGGGAGGCGCGCCTTGACCCGACAAGGATGCTATGGTATAGTTCACCCTTCGCAAGGGAGGCTTTACCCATGTTCAAGATCGGTGATATGGCCGTTTACCCGGCCCAGGGAGTTGGTGTGATCGAGTCCATCGAGCCTCGGGAATTTCAGGGGCAGAGACTCGATTTCTACATTCTGCGCATCATTGATAGTGACATGACCATCATGGTTCCGGTCAACAACGCCGGCAGTGTCGGTCTGCGCTGCCTGGTCGATCGCGAGACCGTCGATTCCATCTACGGCCTGCTCGAAAATTCCGCGCGCAGCGGTCCGGTCGCCTCTTGGAGCCGCCGCCAGCGCGAGTACCATGAAAAGATCAAGTCCAACGATCTTTTCGAAGTCGCGGCGGTGCTGCGCGACCTCTATCAGATCCGCTGCGACAAGGAGCTGTCCTACGGCGAGAAGAAAGTTCTTGAGCAGGCGCAGAAACTGCTGGTCAAGGAAATCGCCTTTGCTCAGGGTGCCGAGGAAGACAGCGTCTTTCGGCGCATCGAGAAGATTTTCCACTAAGCGCCGCCGCGCGGCTCCGGCCGCGACTCCGCCCGCTTCCGGAGAGCCATGACCGCCACCGTGCTGATTCCCGCCGCCGGCATGGGCCGGCGCATGGGTAGCTCCATCAACAAGCAGTATCTGCACCTGGCGGGGCGGCCGATTCTCGCGCATACCCTCGCCCTTTTCGATTCCTCCCCCCACATCAGTCGCATCCTCGTCATTTCTCCGGCGGATGAAGTCGATTACTGCCGCCGCGAAATCGTCGCCGCTTTTGGGTTTGCCAAGGTCGCGGCGGTGATCGCCGGCGGTGTCGAACGCCAGGATTCGGTGCGCAACGGCCTGCGTCATCTGGGCGACGACGCGCAGGGCGTGGTGCTGGTTCACGACGGGGTGCGCCCTTTTTTCCCGGCGCGCCTCATCCCTCGGGTGATTGAACTGGCCGCCGAGGCGGGCGGCTGCGTGGTGGGCGTGCCGGTCAAGGATACGGTCAAGGAGGTCGTCGACGGGCGCATTCTGGCCACTCCGGAGCGCGTGCGCCTCTGGCTGGCGCAGACCCCGCAGGCCTTTCCCGGTCTGCTGCTGCGCGCCGCCCATGAGCAGGCTTTGGCCGAGGGCTTTCGCGGCACCGACGATGCCTCCCTGGTCGAGCGCCTCGGCCGCGCGCCCGTCATGCTCGAAGGCAGCTACCGCAATATCAAGATCACCACCCCCGAGGATCTGCTGCTGGCGCAGGCCTTTTTATCCGCGAAGGAGGACCCTTGAGCATGTTTCGCATCGGTCATGGCTATGACGTGCACCGCCTGACCAAGGAGCGCCGGTTGATTCTCGGCGGCGTCGATATCCCCTACGGCCTCGGCCTGCTCGGCCACTCCGACGCCGATGTGCTGCTGCACGCCATCTGCGACGCGATTCTCGGCGCCCTGGGCGAGGGCGACATCGGCCGCCATTTCCCCGACAGCGATCCCGCCTATTGCGGCATCTCCAGCCTCAAGCTGCTGCGCGAGGTCATGGCCCTGGCCCAGGCCAAGGGTTATCGCATCGGCAATCTCGACGCCACCGTCATCGCCCAGGCGCCGCGCCTGGCGCCCCATGTGCGCAAGATGGTGGAAAACATCGCCGAGGCGTGCGGTGCCGATGTGCGCCGGGTCAATATCAAGGCCACCACCACCGAGGAGCTGGGCTTCGAGGGGCGCGGCGAGGGCATCTCCGCCCACGCGGTGGTGCTGCTGGAAAAATTGCGCGTCGACGAGGAACTCGATCTCTGAAAACCGTTCCGTCGCGGCTCGAATTCACTTTTTATTTTTTGGAAAGGACTTGCAGGTTTTTACCGCCATGAACGCCAACGACATCCCTTCGGCCCCGACCAACTTCATCCGCAATCTGATCGACGCCGAGCGCGCCGCCGGCTCGAGTTCCGAGATCATCACGCGCTTTCCGCCCGAGCCCAACGGCTATCTGCACATCGGCCACGCCAAATCCATCTGCCTCAATTTCGGCCTGGCCGCCGCCTACGGCGGGCGCTGTCACCTGCGCATGGACGACACCAATCCCGAGAAGGAAAGCGTCGAGTACGCCGAGGCGATCAAGGAGGCGGTGCGCTGGCTGGGCTTTGACTGGGGCGAGCATCTCTACTACGCCTCGGACTACTACGAGCGTCTCTACCTTTGGGCCGAGGAACTGATCCGCCGCGGCCGCGCCTACGTCGACAGCCTGAGTGCCGAGGAGATGCGCGCCTATCGCGGCACCCTCACCGAGCCCGGCCGCGAGAGCCCCGACCGCGACCGGCCCGCCGCCGAGAGCCTCGATCTGTTGCGCCGCATGCGCGCCGGAGAATTTCCCGACGGCGCCTACACCCTGCGGGCGCGCATCGACATGGCCGCGCCCAACATGAACCTGCGCGACCCGGTCATCTACCGCATCCAGCGCCACCACCACTACCGCACGGGGGATGCCTGGTGCATCTATCCCATGTACGACTACGCCCATCCCCTGAGCGACGCCATCGAGGGCATCACCCATTCCATCTGCACCCTCGAATTCGAGGATCACCGTCCCCTCTACGACTGGTTTCTCGAACAGCTCGCCGACCTGCTTCCCGCGCGGCCCCGGCAGATCGAATTCGCCCGCCTCAATCTGAGCTACACCCTGATGAGCAAGCGTCGCCTGCTGGAGCTGGTGCGCGAGGGCCATGTCTCGGGCTGGGACGACCCGCGCATGCCGACCCTGGTCGGGCTGCGCCGCCGCGGCTTTCCGCCGGCGGCGATCCGCGCCTTCTGCGAGCGCATCGGGGTGGGCAAGAGCGACAGCTGGATCGATATGAGCGTGCTGGAGGACTGCGTGCGCGAGGAGCTCAACGTCGCCGCGCCGCGTGCCCTGGCGGTGTTCAATCCCCTCAAGGTGGTGCTCACCGATTACCCAGTCGAAGGGGTCGAGGAGTTCGAGGCCGCCAACCACCCCCAGCGGCCCGAGGCCGGCAGCCGCCGCGTACCCTTTTGTCGCGAGCTCTACATCGAGCGCGACGACTTCATGGAGGATCCGCCGAAAAAATTCTTCCGCCTCGCGCCGGGCCGCGAGGTGCGTTTGCGCTTCGGCTACATCATTCGCTGCGAGGAAGTGATCAAGGATCCCGCCACGGGCGAGATCGTCGAATTGCGCTGCACCCATGATCCGGCCACCCTCGGCGCCAATCCCGCCGACGGCCGCAAGGTCAAGGGCACCATTCACTGGGTGTCGGCGCGCCATGCCCAGCCCGCCGAGGTGCGCCTCTACGATCGGCTGTTCACCCAACCCAACCCCGGCGCCGGGCGCGAGGGTCGCGACTGGCGCGCCGATCTCAACCCCGAGAGCTGCCGCGTCCGCGAGGCGCTGGTCGAGCCGGGCCTGATGCAGGCCGCCGCCGGCAGTCAGGTGCAGTTGGAGCGCATCGGCTATTTCTTCGTCGATCCCGTGGACAGCCGGCCTGGGCGGCCGGTGTTCAACCGCGTCGTGACCTTGCGCGATTCCTGGGCCAAGGTCGATGGCGGCGGTGATTGAGGCGTCGCGGATTTCCGTGGAGCGCGGGCAGGACAAAGCGGCGGGGCTGCGGGTCTGGATCGTCGATACTCCGGGCGCTCTGTGCCGTGAACTGGTGCCCGCCTTGCAGGGTGCCGGGCATCAGGTGCAGTGTCTCGCCGACCTGGCGCCATTGCCGATGCCGGTGCGCGAGGCGCAGGCCGATGTGCTGATTCTGGGCGTCGAGCTGCCCGGCGGCGAGGGCCTGGAGCGCCTGCGGCGCTTTGAGAGCGGGCGCTTGGGTCGGCATCTGCCGGTGATCGTCGTCGCCAATCGCGCCGAGCTGGAATACGAGCTGCCCGATGCCTTTGATTTTCTCTGCACCCCGCCCGATGTGCCGCGCCTGCTGGCCGACCTGCGCCTGATCGCGCAAAGCCGCCGCTCCGGCGCGGCTCCGGCCGAACTCGACCTCGGTGATCTGAGCCTCTTTCAAAACTTTCTCGTGCAGCACAGCGGGCTGCATTTCGACCAGCGCAACCTGCGCATTCTTGAGCGCGGCCTGACCCGGCGCATGCGCGCCCTGGGACTATCCGATCCCCGACGCTACTACGAGTATCTGCAAGTCCATGGCGAAGCGCGGCGCGAGTTCAAGAAGCTGCTGAGTCTGCTGACCGTCGGTGAAACCTACTTCTTTCGCTATCTGGCGCATTTCGAGGCCCTGCGCCAGGAGGTGCTGCCCGCCCTCATGGAGCGCAACGGCGCGCAGCGTCGCCTGCGGTTGTGGTCGGCGGGCTGCTCGACGGGCGAGGAGCCCTATTCCCTGGCGATTCTGCTGCGCACCCATTTTCCCCGCCTGCGCGACTGGGACGTGCGCATCCTGGCCACGGACATCAACCAGCAGGCCCTCAACAAAGCCCGTGCCGGCGTGTACGGGGCGCGCTCCTTGCGTGTCACCGATCCCGAACTGGTGCGTGGCTGGTTTCATCCGCGCGGCAAGGAATTCGAACTCGATGCCGAGATCCGCGATCTGGTGGAGTTTCGCTATCTCAACCTGCAAACCGGCAATTATGCCGAATTGCTCGCGGATGAGAGCGGCTTCGACCTGATTTTCTGCCGCAACGTGCTCATCTATTTCCGCCCGGCGACCAGTCGCAAGGTGGTGGCCGATCTGGCCCGCGTCCTCAAGCCCGGCGGCAGTCTGTTTCTCGGGCACGCCGAGACCCTGATCCATCTCTCCGAGACCTTCGAGCGGGTGATCCGGCGACGCGGCTTTTACTATCAACTGCCTCTGGAGCCGTCCGCGTCGACTCGGGAATGCACGCAAGACGCCGTCGCGCCACAGGCCATCCCGGCGGCGGCGCCGAGGGATTCCTCCTTCACCCGGACGCTGCCGCGCGCGCCAAGGGAAGCGGTGGCGCCCGATCCGGCGGCTTTGTACCGCCAGGGGCTCGACGCCTTCGCGGGCGAGGATTTCGCCGCCGCCGCCGCCTGTTTCGAAGAGGTGCTGGGTCTGGATGCGAATCATGTCGGAGCGCTCATCGGCTGCGCGTTCATTCACGCCAATCGGGGCGCGCGGGATCAGGCGCGGGCCTATTGCGCGCGCGCCCTGCGCGTCGACGATCTGTGCGCCGAGGCCTATTTTCTGAGGGGGCTGCTGCTCGAAGACGAAGAGCTCTGGCCCGAAGCGCGCGAGCAATACCGCAAGGCCCTGCTCATCGATCTCGAATTCGTCATGCCCCACTTTCGCCTGGCGGGCATCCATGAGCGCCTTGGTCTGTACGACGATGCCCGGCGCGAGCTGCGCAACAGCCTGCGCCTGCTCGAACGCCGCCCGGCGGAGAGCCTCGTGCCCCATTCGGGCGGCCTGACCCGCGAGGTGTTCCTGGAAGTCTGCCGCGAGCGCCTCAACCAGCTCCCGCCCGCCTGAGGAGGATGAAGGATGACCGATCGGCCTGAATCCCTGCACGACATCCGCGCCACCCTCGCACGCCTGCGCGAGGATTACTGGCGGGGGCTGGAGGAAGACGCCGCGCCGCGGGCCGTCGCGACCCTGGAAGTGCTGGCGGCGCGCCTGGGCGGGCAGTTGCTCGGACTGCCGGGCGCCGCCCTGCGCGAGGTGCTGCGCGTGCCGCCCCTGGTGCGGGTGCCCGGTGCGGCGCCCACCGTCGCCGGCATCATCAGCCTGCGCGGAGACATCGTCACGGTGAGCGACCTGCGGCCCCTGCTCGGCCTGGCCGGGGAGCCGGTTCGCGGACCGGGCGCGCGCCTGGTGGTGGTCGAGGTCGCCGGGCAGTCGGCGGCGCTGCTCTTCGATGAGGTTCTCGATCTGCGCCGCCCGACGGCCGACGCCCTTGAGACCCTCGCCGCGGGCGATGACAAGGCGCAGCTCTACTTCAGCGGGCGCCTTTCCCAGCCCGAGGGTCTTCTAACCCTGCTCGATCTCGAAAAAATCTTTTCCGCCATTGGCTGAACATCGGGCCGCGGCCCTAACTGACGAGGTTGGCTCATGATTTCCTGGCTGCGCACAAGCATTTCCCTCAAGATCACCGCCTCCCTGGTGCTGGTTCTGGCCTTGCTGGCGGCCTTGTTCACCGCCATCGTCGTGCATCAGCGCGCCCGGGTGCTTCAAGAGCACATGCTCACCAAGGCGCGCACCCTGACGCTGATCGGCGCCCGCGCCGTCGAGCAGCTCCTCGAGGAGGCCCTGGCGAACGGCCGCTTGAGCCGCGCCGAGATTTTCGACACGGCCTACCGGCGCATCGACGCGGGGCCGCTGGCCGCGGCGCCGACACCCCGCTATCGCACCGCCTATGATGCTTATCTCGATGAGCGTCTGCCCGCCGTCATCGATTCCTTTCTCGAGGAAGATGCCATGGTGGTGTTTGCCACGGCCGTCGACCGCAACGGCTATCTGCCCACCCACAACAGTCGCTTCGCCCAGCCGCTGAGCGGCGATGCCCAGCGCGACCTGGCCGCCAACCGCACCAAGCAGATGTTCAACGATCCCGTGGGCCTGCGCGCCGCGCGCTATGACGGCGGCGACGGCCAGGGGGTGTTGCGCCAGGAATATGTGCGCGACACGGGCGAGATCCTCTGGGATCTGAGCGCGCCGATCTTCGTCGGCGGCAGCCATTGGGGGGCGTTTCGCCTGGGCTTCTCCATCGAGCAACTGGACACTCAAAT
This sequence is a window from Geoalkalibacter sp.. Protein-coding genes within it:
- a CDS encoding CarD family transcriptional regulator gives rise to the protein MFKIGDMAVYPAQGVGVIESIEPREFQGQRLDFYILRIIDSDMTIMVPVNNAGSVGLRCLVDRETVDSIYGLLENSARSGPVASWSRRQREYHEKIKSNDLFEVAAVLRDLYQIRCDKELSYGEKKVLEQAQKLLVKEIAFAQGAEEDSVFRRIEKIFH
- the ispD gene encoding 2-C-methyl-D-erythritol 4-phosphate cytidylyltransferase, which codes for MTATVLIPAAGMGRRMGSSINKQYLHLAGRPILAHTLALFDSSPHISRILVISPADEVDYCRREIVAAFGFAKVAAVIAGGVERQDSVRNGLRHLGDDAQGVVLVHDGVRPFFPARLIPRVIELAAEAGGCVVGVPVKDTVKEVVDGRILATPERVRLWLAQTPQAFPGLLLRAAHEQALAEGFRGTDDASLVERLGRAPVMLEGSYRNIKITTPEDLLLAQAFLSAKEDP
- the ispF gene encoding 2-C-methyl-D-erythritol 2,4-cyclodiphosphate synthase; amino-acid sequence: MFRIGHGYDVHRLTKERRLILGGVDIPYGLGLLGHSDADVLLHAICDAILGALGEGDIGRHFPDSDPAYCGISSLKLLREVMALAQAKGYRIGNLDATVIAQAPRLAPHVRKMVENIAEACGADVRRVNIKATTTEELGFEGRGEGISAHAVVLLEKLRVDEELDL
- a CDS encoding glutamine--tRNA ligase/YqeY domain fusion protein — its product is MNANDIPSAPTNFIRNLIDAERAAGSSSEIITRFPPEPNGYLHIGHAKSICLNFGLAAAYGGRCHLRMDDTNPEKESVEYAEAIKEAVRWLGFDWGEHLYYASDYYERLYLWAEELIRRGRAYVDSLSAEEMRAYRGTLTEPGRESPDRDRPAAESLDLLRRMRAGEFPDGAYTLRARIDMAAPNMNLRDPVIYRIQRHHHYRTGDAWCIYPMYDYAHPLSDAIEGITHSICTLEFEDHRPLYDWFLEQLADLLPARPRQIEFARLNLSYTLMSKRRLLELVREGHVSGWDDPRMPTLVGLRRRGFPPAAIRAFCERIGVGKSDSWIDMSVLEDCVREELNVAAPRALAVFNPLKVVLTDYPVEGVEEFEAANHPQRPEAGSRRVPFCRELYIERDDFMEDPPKKFFRLAPGREVRLRFGYIIRCEEVIKDPATGEIVELRCTHDPATLGANPADGRKVKGTIHWVSARHAQPAEVRLYDRLFTQPNPGAGREGRDWRADLNPESCRVREALVEPGLMQAAAGSQVQLERIGYFFVDPVDSRPGRPVFNRVVTLRDSWAKVDGGGD
- a CDS encoding CheR family methyltransferase is translated as MAAVIEASRISVERGQDKAAGLRVWIVDTPGALCRELVPALQGAGHQVQCLADLAPLPMPVREAQADVLILGVELPGGEGLERLRRFESGRLGRHLPVIVVANRAELEYELPDAFDFLCTPPDVPRLLADLRLIAQSRRSGAAPAELDLGDLSLFQNFLVQHSGLHFDQRNLRILERGLTRRMRALGLSDPRRYYEYLQVHGEARREFKKLLSLLTVGETYFFRYLAHFEALRQEVLPALMERNGAQRRLRLWSAGCSTGEEPYSLAILLRTHFPRLRDWDVRILATDINQQALNKARAGVYGARSLRVTDPELVRGWFHPRGKEFELDAEIRDLVEFRYLNLQTGNYAELLADESGFDLIFCRNVLIYFRPATSRKVVADLARVLKPGGSLFLGHAETLIHLSETFERVIRRRGFYYQLPLEPSASTRECTQDAVAPQAIPAAAPRDSSFTRTLPRAPREAVAPDPAALYRQGLDAFAGEDFAAAAACFEEVLGLDANHVGALIGCAFIHANRGARDQARAYCARALRVDDLCAEAYFLRGLLLEDEELWPEAREQYRKALLIDLEFVMPHFRLAGIHERLGLYDDARRELRNSLRLLERRPAESLVPHSGGLTREVFLEVCRERLNQLPPA
- a CDS encoding chemotaxis protein CheW — translated: MTDRPESLHDIRATLARLREDYWRGLEEDAAPRAVATLEVLAARLGGQLLGLPGAALREVLRVPPLVRVPGAAPTVAGIISLRGDIVTVSDLRPLLGLAGEPVRGPGARLVVVEVAGQSAALLFDEVLDLRRPTADALETLAAGDDKAQLYFSGRLSQPEGLLTLLDLEKIFSAIG